The Bernardetia litoralis DSM 6794 genome includes a window with the following:
- the gldA gene encoding gliding motility-associated ABC transporter ATP-binding subunit GldA, which produces MIKINNLTKIYGSQAAVDNLSFEAQKGEILGFLGPNGAGKSTTMKIATCYMAASSGNIEVCGIDVAQNPKEVRKKIGYLPEHNPLYLDMYVKEYLAFMGKFYDLKGVSLKNRIDEVIELVKLERESHKQLHQLSKGYRQRVGLAQALLHNPEVLILDEPTTGLDPNQIVEIRQVIKSISKEKIIIFSTHIMQEVQALCDRVVIINKGKKVLDVSIDQLNDKLKTELGQLNQNEYIVNIETEKPVLEEEWKQIEGIIKVEINQIEPKKVKLFTQTDLRKEIFLHSAQNNWILLEMQQQTQSLENVFHQLTK; this is translated from the coding sequence ATGATAAAAATAAATAATCTTACAAAAATTTACGGTTCACAAGCTGCCGTTGATAATCTTTCTTTTGAAGCCCAAAAAGGAGAAATTTTAGGGTTTCTAGGGCCAAATGGTGCAGGAAAATCTACAACAATGAAAATAGCAACCTGCTATATGGCTGCAAGTAGTGGAAATATAGAAGTTTGTGGAATTGATGTAGCTCAAAACCCAAAAGAAGTTAGAAAGAAAATAGGATATTTACCAGAACATAATCCTTTGTATTTGGATATGTATGTAAAGGAATATTTGGCTTTTATGGGGAAATTTTATGATTTAAAAGGAGTTTCTCTCAAAAATAGAATTGATGAAGTAATTGAATTAGTAAAACTAGAACGAGAATCACACAAACAACTTCATCAGCTTTCAAAAGGGTATCGTCAGCGTGTTGGGCTGGCTCAAGCACTTTTACATAATCCAGAAGTATTGATTTTGGACGAACCAACAACAGGATTAGACCCAAATCAGATTGTAGAAATTCGTCAAGTAATAAAAAGTATTAGCAAGGAAAAAATAATTATTTTTTCTACACATATTATGCAAGAAGTGCAGGCTCTTTGTGATAGAGTTGTGATTATTAACAAAGGAAAAAAAGTGCTTGATGTTTCAATAGACCAACTAAATGATAAATTAAAAACAGAATTAGGTCAATTGAATCAAAATGAATATATTGTGAATATAGAAACTGAAAAACCAGTTTTAGAAGAAGAATGGAAACAAATTGAGGGAATAATAAAAGTAGAAATTAATCAAATAGAGCCTAAAAAAGTAAAATTATTTACTCAAACTGATTTAAGAAAAGAAATATTTTTACATTCTGCTCAAAATAATTGGATTTTATTGGAAATGCAGCAACAAACACAGTCATTGGAAAATGTTTTTCATCAGCTTACCAAATAA
- the rpsU gene encoding 30S ribosomal protein S21 gives MLSINVKDNESIDKALKRFKKKFEKAGVLRTVRGRNYFEKPSISRRTEKIRAAYRQKMQMQDEEM, from the coding sequence ATGCTATCTATCAATGTAAAAGACAACGAGTCTATCGACAAAGCTCTTAAACGTTTCAAAAAGAAATTCGAAAAAGCTGGCGTTTTGCGTACAGTTCGTGGTCGTAACTACTTCGAAAAACCATCAATAAGCCGTCGTACTGAAAAAATCCGTGCTGCTTATCGTCAGAAAATGCAAATGCAAGACGAAGAAATGTAG
- a CDS encoding MazG nucleotide pyrophosphohydrolase domain-containing protein, with the protein MPNLPQTNDLNEFQNYIKELCIERGWDKNSPSELFLLLTEEIGEVAKAIRNHTHLHTQKTQNSEEKQQKTKAELASELADVLNYLLDISNHFEIDLSQAFRDKNTENETREWN; encoded by the coding sequence ATGCCAAATTTACCACAAACAAACGATTTAAACGAATTTCAAAATTATATAAAAGAACTTTGTATTGAAAGAGGTTGGGATAAAAATTCTCCTTCTGAACTTTTTTTACTTCTAACAGAAGAAATTGGAGAAGTTGCAAAAGCAATTCGCAACCATACCCATTTACATACTCAAAAAACACAAAATTCAGAAGAAAAGCAACAAAAAACAAAAGCAGAATTAGCTTCCGAACTTGCCGATGTACTCAATTATTTATTAGATATTTCAAATCATTTTGAGATTGATTTGTCACAGGCTTTTAGAGATAAAAATACAGAAAATGAAACTAGAGAATGGAATTAA
- a CDS encoding DUF2281 domain-containing protein, translating into MKNITIPEEEYLALKQTINELQEKISLLKDEEFIKKLQRTYQLFVTSTENQTDKEIPHLSIKRGSGKDVIRNMSNDFDAPLDDFKDYM; encoded by the coding sequence ATGAAGAATATAACTATTCCAGAAGAAGAATATTTAGCTTTAAAGCAAACTATAAATGAATTACAAGAAAAAATTAGTCTATTAAAAGATGAAGAGTTCATAAAAAAACTTCAGCGTACTTATCAACTTTTTGTAACTTCAACTGAAAATCAAACAGATAAAGAAATTCCTCATTTATCAATAAAAAGAGGTTCTGGTAAAGATGTCATAAGAAATATGAGTAATGATTTTGATGCTCCATTAGATGACTTTAAAGATTATATGTAA
- a CDS encoding SpoIIE family protein phosphatase, whose product MRIYLLFFILYFSCIYSVTAQFVTNDGKKLTVEICLEKSKERENQSDYRGASDFMNKAALIHWDKKELRPAITYFQKSLFFNQKVDNQSGMYGIYSNLATIYADLEQFDSALIFFQKTLEGRKQLGVREAIISAQINTSVVLNNLKRHDEAAQHLLDGLDLAKESLDLEQMRSLYGMLAETYDKAGNNEKTKYYFDLYRNFHEMSQQRKIAIVSAEADKARLQAALAKTQKQRAELEIALKNTKLKEQEKHIESKNETLNKLESNFTKQELAYKVLQQETDLKDAKNAQEQAENEKKIARQRLYIGMFAGILLFALIGIIFIFRSKQQKKKANLKLQEKNNEISFQQAQIMKQNHELETALDDIENKNEQITSSITYAKRIQEAMLPNISNIQKVLPESFIFFRPRDIVSGDFYFFHHFEKEQKTILAAVDCTGHGVPGAFMSMIGNEILSRIVAENHIKSPAKILNQLNQGIKTALHKDETHIHDGMDLAIVCIDKKNKTLTFAGAKNPIFYIQNNQLEVIKGDKMPIGGSEREHKNNFTEHIIDISVPTTFYIFSDGFQDQFGGEKGRKFMVKNFRNLLFDIHTKNTAEQKQILYQTLKNWMGNKHKSIDDVLVIGGKV is encoded by the coding sequence ATGCGAATTTATTTACTCTTTTTCATACTTTATTTTTCTTGTATATATTCTGTAACAGCACAATTTGTAACAAATGATGGTAAAAAATTAACTGTTGAGATATGCCTAGAAAAATCTAAAGAACGTGAAAATCAAAGTGATTATAGAGGTGCAAGTGATTTTATGAATAAAGCAGCTCTAATTCATTGGGATAAAAAAGAGCTACGCCCTGCTATTACGTACTTTCAGAAGTCATTATTTTTTAACCAAAAAGTAGATAATCAAAGTGGAATGTATGGCATTTATAGTAATCTTGCTACAATTTACGCTGATTTAGAACAATTTGATTCTGCTCTTATTTTCTTTCAAAAAACACTAGAAGGAAGAAAACAACTAGGTGTCAGAGAAGCTATTATCTCAGCTCAAATAAATACATCTGTTGTTTTGAATAACCTAAAAAGACACGATGAAGCAGCCCAACATCTTTTAGATGGATTAGATTTAGCAAAAGAAAGTTTGGATTTAGAACAGATGCGAAGTCTTTATGGGATGTTAGCCGAAACCTATGACAAAGCTGGAAATAATGAAAAAACAAAATATTATTTTGATTTGTATCGTAATTTTCATGAAATGTCTCAACAAAGAAAAATTGCAATTGTAAGTGCAGAGGCAGATAAAGCACGTTTGCAAGCAGCTTTAGCAAAAACACAAAAACAACGAGCTGAGTTAGAAATTGCATTAAAAAACACAAAATTAAAAGAACAAGAAAAACACATAGAAAGTAAAAACGAAACTTTAAATAAGCTAGAATCTAACTTTACAAAGCAAGAATTAGCTTACAAAGTATTACAACAAGAAACAGATTTAAAAGATGCAAAAAATGCTCAAGAGCAAGCCGAAAATGAAAAAAAAATAGCTAGACAACGCCTTTATATTGGTATGTTTGCAGGGATTTTATTGTTTGCTCTAATTGGAATTATTTTTATTTTTAGAAGTAAACAACAAAAAAAGAAAGCAAACTTAAAACTTCAAGAAAAAAATAATGAAATTAGTTTTCAACAAGCTCAAATCATGAAACAAAACCATGAATTAGAAACAGCTTTAGATGACATAGAAAATAAAAATGAACAAATCACTTCAAGTATTACTTATGCAAAACGGATTCAAGAAGCAATGCTTCCCAATATTTCCAATATTCAAAAAGTTTTACCAGAGTCATTTATATTTTTTCGTCCTCGTGATATTGTAAGTGGTGATTTTTATTTTTTCCATCATTTTGAAAAAGAACAAAAAACAATTCTGGCTGCTGTTGATTGTACTGGTCATGGTGTTCCAGGAGCATTTATGTCTATGATTGGAAATGAAATTTTAAGTAGAATTGTAGCAGAAAATCATATCAAATCACCAGCAAAAATACTAAATCAATTAAATCAAGGAATCAAAACAGCTTTACACAAAGATGAAACACATATTCATGATGGAATGGATTTAGCAATTGTTTGTATAGACAAAAAGAACAAAACACTCACTTTCGCAGGTGCTAAAAACCCTATTTTTTATATTCAAAATAATCAATTAGAAGTAATAAAAGGCGATAAAATGCCTATTGGAGGTTCAGAACGAGAGCATAAAAACAACTTTACTGAACATATAATTGATATTTCTGTTCCAACTACTTTTTATATTTTCTCTGATGGTTTTCAAGACCAATTTGGAGGAGAAAAAGGACGTAAATTTATGGTTAAGAATTTTAGAAATTTACTTTTTGACATTCATACAAAAAATACAGCTGAACAAAAACAAATTCTTTATCAAACTTTAAAAAATTGGATGGGAAATAAACATAAATCAATTGATGATGTGCTTGTAATTGGTGGAAAAGTTTAA
- the hisD gene encoding histidinol dehydrogenase, with protein sequence MKIYNQPARNEWESICTRPTFSLKQIESQVQNVLNSIKEKGDTAIQKFTKDFDKIDLKNFKVSTEEIAEAENLVSDSLKKAINHAYQNILVFHQSQIETVKKIEITKGITCWRKSVGIEKVGLYIPGGTAPLFSTVLMLGIPAKIAGCKKIVLCSPPNKEGKIHPAILYAAHLVGATDIFKIGGIQAIGAMAYGTESVSKVYKIFGPGNQYVTVAKQLIQNEGIAIDMPAGPSEVAVLADKSCVPSFVAADLLSQAEHGKDSQVILMTDNEQTANQIKIEVEKQLESLPRKDFAQKSLENSRFVILKNRQEILDMSNFYAPEHLIIALENPEEAAEHIINAGSVFLGNYTPESVGDYASGTNHTLPTDGHARAYSGVSLDSFIKKITFQSLTKEGLNQIGQTVIEMAETEELKAHANAVRVRL encoded by the coding sequence ATGAAAATATACAACCAACCTGCTCGCAACGAATGGGAATCTATCTGTACACGTCCTACTTTTTCTTTAAAACAAATTGAATCTCAAGTTCAGAATGTTCTAAATTCTATCAAAGAAAAAGGCGATACAGCCATTCAAAAATTCACAAAAGATTTTGATAAAATAGATTTAAAAAATTTTAAAGTAAGCACAGAAGAAATTGCAGAAGCTGAAAACCTCGTTTCTGATTCTCTTAAAAAAGCTATCAATCACGCTTATCAAAACATCTTAGTTTTCCACCAAAGCCAAATAGAAACGGTCAAAAAAATTGAAATCACAAAAGGTATTACCTGTTGGAGAAAAAGTGTGGGTATCGAAAAAGTAGGTTTGTATATTCCAGGGGGAACTGCTCCACTTTTTTCTACTGTTTTGATGCTCGGTATTCCTGCCAAAATTGCTGGTTGTAAGAAAATTGTTTTATGTTCGCCTCCTAATAAAGAGGGAAAAATCCACCCTGCTATTTTATATGCTGCTCATCTTGTAGGTGCAACAGATATTTTCAAAATTGGAGGAATACAAGCGATTGGTGCAATGGCTTATGGAACAGAATCTGTATCAAAAGTATATAAAATTTTTGGCCCTGGAAATCAGTATGTAACAGTTGCAAAACAGCTCATTCAAAATGAAGGAATTGCGATTGATATGCCTGCTGGCCCTTCTGAAGTAGCTGTTTTGGCTGATAAAAGTTGTGTTCCTAGTTTTGTAGCTGCTGATTTGCTTTCACAGGCCGAACATGGAAAAGACAGTCAGGTTATTTTGATGACGGATAATGAACAAACAGCAAATCAAATAAAAATAGAAGTAGAGAAACAATTAGAATCACTACCTAGAAAAGATTTTGCTCAAAAATCATTAGAAAATAGCCGTTTTGTAATCTTAAAAAACAGACAAGAAATTTTGGATATGAGTAATTTTTATGCACCTGAGCATTTGATTATTGCTTTAGAAAATCCAGAAGAGGCAGCCGAACATATAATCAATGCAGGCTCTGTATTTTTGGGGAATTACACACCCGAATCAGTTGGAGATTATGCTTCTGGAACAAATCACACACTACCAACAGACGGACATGCAAGAGCTTATAGTGGAGTTTCTTTAGATAGTTTTATCAAAAAAATAACGTTTCAATCACTTACAAAAGAAGGATTGAATCAAATAGGACAAACAGTAATTGAGATGGCTGAAACTGAAGAATTAAAGGCGCATGCCAATGCTGTTCGTGTTAGATTATAA
- a CDS encoding DUF4296 domain-containing protein: MKFIFMKLQSLYKKITIKFPLFFLLIFVSIAIFSSCGGKKKKSTDSFFTSSSSLPDSILPREKFVQIIADILTAESAVVQQYDPKESKLIRFEKYRYNIYKKHEIDSNYFMKNYNYYMKMPKRSELFLFIVEDTLQARKDSLRVE, encoded by the coding sequence ATGAAATTTATATTTATGAAATTACAGAGTTTATATAAAAAAATTACAATCAAATTTCCTTTATTTTTCCTTTTGATTTTTGTTAGTATTGCTATTTTTTCATCTTGTGGAGGTAAAAAGAAAAAAAGTACAGATTCTTTTTTTACTTCTTCTTCAAGTTTGCCTGATAGCATTTTGCCTAGAGAAAAATTTGTACAAATAATTGCTGATATTCTGACGGCTGAATCTGCCGTGGTTCAACAATATGACCCAAAAGAATCAAAATTAATACGTTTTGAGAAGTATAGATATAATATTTATAAAAAACATGAAATTGATTCTAACTACTTTATGAAGAATTATAATTATTATATGAAGATGCCAAAGCGTTCTGAGCTTTTCTTATTTATTGTCGAAGATACTTTACAGGCTCGTAAGGATTCTTTGAGAGTAGAGTAA
- a CDS encoding DUF481 domain-containing protein: MNIEKERQGIKVTDSTVWRGNFIFGFDLTRQQNTILQFDNDDYLLLMTPKHAYIWIGHINLIKSEGENVISEGYFHHRINFWRKRKLSAEVFAQYQYNETRGLLNRGLVGITPRLSLKKSESLDINVGTGIMYEWEEWKLDESFTLTYFLKSTNYINFHAKFNKNTELMFITYYQALFDRFFHPRIIGDANFRAKLSKHVSFNMKFVPYYDAQPVISIEKWNYEITSGIGIQF; encoded by the coding sequence TTGAATATAGAAAAAGAAAGACAAGGAATAAAAGTGACAGATTCTACAGTTTGGAGAGGAAATTTTATTTTTGGGTTTGATTTGACACGCCAACAAAATACGATTTTGCAATTTGATAACGATGATTATTTGCTTCTAATGACACCAAAACATGCTTATATTTGGATAGGGCATATCAATCTTATCAAATCAGAGGGTGAAAATGTAATTAGTGAAGGTTATTTTCATCATAGAATTAATTTTTGGAGAAAAAGAAAACTCTCTGCTGAAGTTTTTGCACAATATCAATATAATGAAACAAGAGGGCTTCTGAATCGTGGTCTTGTAGGAATAACACCACGTTTATCATTAAAAAAATCTGAAAGTTTAGATATTAATGTGGGGACAGGCATCATGTATGAATGGGAAGAGTGGAAATTAGATGAAAGTTTTACACTTACCTATTTCTTAAAATCAACTAATTACATTAATTTTCATGCAAAATTTAATAAAAATACAGAACTGATGTTTATTACCTATTATCAAGCTCTTTTTGATAGATTTTTTCACCCACGTATTATTGGTGATGCAAATTTTAGAGCTAAACTTTCAAAACATGTTTCTTTTAACATGAAATTTGTGCCTTATTATGATGCACAGCCTGTTATTTCTATTGAAAAATGGAATTATGAAATTACTTCAGGAATAGGGATTCAGTTTTAA
- a CDS encoding type II toxin-antitoxin system VapC family toxin — MEILLDTHILIWHLTNNPRLSKEKSALIENSAHKKYISIASLWELTIKNSLGKLEIDIPLNKMIPKEIILLDITISNLEVLQKLPFHHKDPFDRIIISQAVSNNLLLMSDDGNFPLYDVELI, encoded by the coding sequence ATGGAAATACTTTTAGATACACATATTTTGATTTGGCATTTGACTAATAATCCTAGACTTAGCAAAGAAAAAAGTGCCTTAATAGAAAATTCAGCTCATAAAAAATACATTAGCATAGCCAGTTTATGGGAACTTACTATTAAAAATAGTCTTGGTAAATTAGAGATAGATATTCCATTAAATAAAATGATTCCTAAAGAAATTATTTTGTTAGATATAACCATTTCCAATTTAGAAGTTTTACAAAAACTACCTTTTCATCATAAAGACCCGTTTGATAGAATTATTATTAGTCAAGCTGTTTCAAATAATCTACTTTTGATGAGTGATGATGGAAACTTCCCTCTTTATGATGTTGAGTTGATTTAA
- a CDS encoding MafI family immunity protein produces MIFSRKNETKNLINSIINQAANLGLSNQNIIEVKEFVEYNESGIALELIITQIYEYEIKINKSFYEDVERLAKKFKMEEDNYSFLIELITD; encoded by the coding sequence ATGATTTTTTCAAGAAAAAATGAAACAAAGAATCTAATCAATTCAATAATAAATCAAGCTGCAAATCTAGGATTATCAAATCAGAATATAATTGAGGTAAAAGAATTTGTAGAGTATAATGAAAGTGGAATAGCTTTAGAATTGATTATAACTCAAATCTATGAGTATGAAATAAAAATCAATAAATCATTTTATGAAGATGTTGAAAGATTAGCAAAGAAATTTAAGATGGAAGAAGATAATTATTCATTTTTAATAGAATTAATTACAGATTAA